From the Salvelinus fontinalis isolate EN_2023a chromosome 35, ASM2944872v1, whole genome shotgun sequence genome, one window contains:
- the LOC129834172 gene encoding NAD-dependent protein deacetylase sirtuin-3-like translates to MTYLMSSPLVHKCKLCLYHTITSSTARFIRLKHQQQRTLFLAPRQRDVHGLRPSQDRTVWWPGFRGLFCGGGVEGSKQQTLEDLTKNIRGRHYKRIIVMAGAGISTPSGIPDFRSPGSGLYDNLQQYNLPYAEVIFEINFFHHNPNPFFALAKELYPGNYQPNLTHYFVRLLHDKGQLLRMYTQNIDGLERLAGIPSEKLVEAHGSFATATCTVCLRDYKGEELRPDIMKGTVPKCPTCKGVVKPDIVFFGEELPPHYFSYLKDFPLADLLIIMGTSLEVEPFASLAGAVRDSVPRLLINRDLVGPFAWGTPRHNDVAQLGDVVGGVQMLADALGWNHQLEALMAANAKKATEKEE, encoded by the exons ATGACTTATTTAATGTCCTCCCCACTGGTCCACAAGTGCAAGTTATGTCTGTATCACACAATTACATCGAGTACAGCTAGATTCATTAGACTGAAAC ATCAACAGCAAAGAACATTATTCCTTGCTCCAAGGCAAAGGGATGTCCACGGTCTACGTCCAAGCCAAGACAGGACAGTCTGGTGGCCTGGGTTTCGAGGACTGTTctgtggaggaggagtggagggctCCAAGCAGCAGACGCTAGAGGACCTCACTAAGAACATCAGAGGCAGACATTATAAGAGGATCATAGTGATGGCCGGGGCTGGGATCAGCACACCTAGTGGTATCCCAGACTTCAG GTCGCCTGGCAGTGGTCTCTATGACAACCTCCAGCAGTATAATCTTCCTTACGCAGAAGTCATCTTTGAGATCAACTTCTTCCATCACAACCCCAACCCCTTCTTTGCCCTGGCCAAAGAGCTGTACCCAGGCAACTACCAACCCAACCTCACACACTATTTCGTACGGCTCCTTCATGACAAGGGCCAGCTCCTCAGAATGTACACGCAGAATATCGACGGCCTGGAGAGAC TGGCAGGAATACCCTCTGAGAAACTGGTGGAGGCACACGGCTCGTTTGCTACTGCTACCTGTACTGTGTGTCTCAGAGACTACAAGGGGGAGGAGCTACGT CCTGATATTATGAAGGGGACAGTCCCTAAGTGTCCCACTTGTAAGGGCGTGGTGAAGCCGGACATTGTCTTCTTTGGGGAGGAGCTACCTCCTCACTACTTTAGCTACCTGAAGGACTTTCCACTGGCAGACCTCCTCATTATCATGGGTACCTCTCtggag GTGGAGCCCTTTGCCAGTCTGGCTGGAGCTGTGAGGGACTCTGTCCCTCGCCTGCTTATCAACAGAGACCTGGTGGGGCCCTTCGCTTGGGGGACCCCGCGACACAATGATGTGGCCCAGCTAGGGGATGTGGTCGGTGGGGTGCAGATGCTGGCTGATGCCCTGGGCTGGAACCACCAGCTGGAGGCTCTCATGGCTGCCAATGCTAAGAAG
- the LOC129834173 gene encoding 26S proteasome non-ATPase regulatory subunit 13-like: MKDVTGYLKTQQSMSSTPEMASEWHTLEEFYNKKLWHQLTLKLTDFVKDPCFATGDGLIQLYDNFLSDFDHRINPLSLVEIILYVARQKTDPKDAITFLEKTKEKVKSNDESVILCKTSIGALKLEINDLPATKILIEEVEETLNNLPGVTSVHGRFYDLSSKYYRIVGNHASYYKDALRYLGCVDIKDLPETEKQERAFTLGLAGLLGEGVYNFGELLMHPVLESLRSTDKQWLIDTLYAFNGGNVEKFQAYKSAWGAQPDLAANESKLMQKIQLLCVMEMTFTRPANNRQLTFHEIGQSAKIPVNEVELLVMKALSVGLIKGNIDEVDQKVQMTWVQPRVLDLQQIKGMKDRLDVWCGDVKNMAVLVEQQAHDILT, encoded by the exons ATGAAAGATGTTACCGGGTACCTCAAAACGCAACAGAGCATGAGCTCAACTCCGGAGATGGCATCGGAATGGCACACACTAGAGGAGTTTTACAACAAAAA GTTGTGGCATCAGTTGACCCTAAAGCTCACAGACTTTGTAAAAGACCCTTGCTTTGCCACAGGAGATGGCCTCATACAGCTGTATGATAACTTCCTCAGTGACTTTGACCACAG AATCAACCCCCTGTCTCTGGTGGAGATCATCCTGTATGTTGCCAGACAAAAGACAG ATCCTAAAGATGCTATCACTTTCCTTGAGAAGACTAAGGAGAAGGTGAAGAGCAACGACGAGTCGGTCATTCTGTGCAAGACATCTATTGGAGCCCTAAAACTGGAGATAAATGACCTTCCAGCCACAAAG ATATTAattgaggaggtggaggagacgCTGAATAACTTGCCGGGTGTGACGTCAGTCCACGGGCGATTCTACGACCTGTCCAGCAAATACTACCGCATCGTGGGGAACCATGCCTCTTACTACAAGGACGCTCTGCGCTACCTCGGCTGTGTCGACATCAAAGACCTGCCAG AGACAGAGAAGCAGGAGAGGGCTTTCACACTGGGTCTGGCTGGACTCTTAGGAGAAGGAGTTTACAACTTCGGAGAGCTG CTGATGCACCCAGTACTGGAGTCCCTAAGGAGCACAGACAAGCAGTGGCTGATAGACACATTGTACGCCTTCAACGGAGGCAACGTGGAGAAGTTCCAGGCCTACAAGTCTGCCTGGGGAGCGCAG CCTGACCTGGCAGCCAATGAATCCAAACTGATGCAGAAGATTCAGCTGCTGTGTGTGATGGAG ATGACGTTCACTCGTCCCGCCAACAACAGACAGCTGACCTTCCATGAGATTGGACAGAGTGCCAAGATCCCCGTGAACGAG GTGGAGCTGCTAGTGATGAAGGCTCTGTCTGTGGGTCTGATCAAAGGAAACATTGATGAGGTGGACCAGAAGGTTCAGATGACCTGGGTGCAGCCCCGAGTACTGGACCTGCAGCAG ATCAAGGGCATGAAGGACCGGTTGGAcgtctggtgtggggatgtgaAGAACATGGCTGTGTTGGTGGAACAGCAGGCCCACGATATCCTCACCTAG
- the LOC129834174 gene encoding junctophilin-3-like, whose amino-acid sequence MSTGGRFDFDDGGSYCGGWEQGKAHGRGVCTGPQGQGEYAGAWSHGFEVLGVYTWPSGNSYQGTWAQGKRHGVGVESKGRWDYRGEWTQGFKGRYGQLESTVSGARYEGTWSNGLQDGYGTETYSDGGKEGTHQAIKLRLLLLCSTLVFILFWF is encoded by the coding sequence ATGTCCACTGGAGGAAGGTTTGACTTTGATGACGGGGGGTCGTACTGTGGAGGGTGGGAGCAGGGCAAGGCCCATGGCCGGGGGGTCTGCACAGGGCCACAGGGTCAGGGGGAGTACGCCGGGGCCTGGAGCCACGGCTTCGAGGTCCTGGGCGTCTACACCTGGCCCAGCGGGAATAGCTACCAGGGCACGTGGGCGCAGGGGAAGCGCCACGGTGTGGGCGTGGAGAGTAAGGGCCGCTGGGACTACAGGGGGGAGTGGACGCAGGGCTTCAAGGGACGCTACGGCCAACTGGAGAGCACGGTTAGCGGGGCCCGTTACGAAGGGACCTGGAGCAACGGCCTGCAGGATGGATACGGGACTGAGACGTACTCCGATGGAGGTAAGGAAGGGACACACCAAGCCATCAAGCTGAGGTTGCTCTTACTATGCAGCACACTTGTATTCATTCTATTTTGGTTTTAA